Within the Flavobacterium sp. N502536 genome, the region AGATATTATCTTATTGTAAAACAATTGTATCTTATCTGGTTTTTGTCGTTGTAATACATTCTAAAAAACAAAAAGCTGTCCTCTTGTGACAGCTTTTCTTAAAAAAAGTTTTCAATTCATCTTATCTTACTTACTTAATTCCTCCAAAAGCTCCAAAACACATGTTTTTGTGTAAAATTTCCACTTTTGTGAAACCCACTTTTTTCATCAGATCCAATTGGTAATTCATCGATCTTGGAGAATCTTCTTTTTCCACATAGTCCAGAACTTTTTGTCGGTATTCGGCTCCTCCAATTTCTTCCAGATAATCGCCATAACGCTGCCAGGTATAGCTGTTTAAAACTTCGGTATCCTGAGTAATTAAATCTGAAATAAAGAAACAGCCACCGGGTTTTAATAATTTAAAAATTTTAGCAAAGGTCGTTTCCCAGTCCTGATCGTCTCTCAAATGATGCAAAACTGCTCCTGCCAAAATAATATCAAAATGGTTTTCTGCCAAAGCGACTTCTCTGATATCGCCTTGTTGTACCTCTACTGTTCCATTTGTTTCTTTTGAAACTCTTTCAACGGCCCTGTCCAGCATCGGCAAACTCAAATCGACCAGAGTGCAATTTAAATTCGGCACTTTCGAAAGCATTTTTAAAGTATAATTTCCGGCACCACAGCCTATATCCAAAACATTCACCGCAGTAGGAACAATCCTTTTGGCGGCTTCGGTAATTAATTCCAGCGAAATAGTCGCATCGATAGTGGCTACCTGTCCGGTTTCTAAATTTGAAAATCGTTCGACATCCTTATCAAAACGCTCTCTGATTTCTTCAATAGTTGATTTTTTCATAGTTTTTTTGTTGCTCCCGAATAAGACAGGTTTATTAGTTATATTTTTTTCTTACCACGAATTCACGAATATTTATTGCTAAAATCGATATGAATTCGCGGCTAAAAAAATCATTACAATTTATAACACCAATCCCAATAATAAAAAGAGAACTTTTAAATATCTTAGCAAATTATAATTCTACAAAATAAAACCAACAAAAATGGCTGAGCAATCTTCAATCCAGTGTCCAAATTGCGGCACCCCAATCGATGTAAATGATGTTTTGAAGCATCAATTGGAAGATAGTATCCGTAAAGAATTTCAACAAAAAGCTAACGCTCAATCCAAAGAAATGGAGCTTAAAAACGAGCAGTTTGAAAAAGCAAAAGCTGAATTTGAAGCCAAAAAGAAACAGGAGAATGAACTTTTTGCTGAACGACTGGACCGCGAAAGAAAGGTTGCCGAAAAAGAAATTACTCAAAAATTAAAAACCAAACTCGAAGAAGAAAATAAAGACCGTTTGCAGCTGATGGAAAAAGAGCTTTCAGAGAAATCGGAAAAACTGCGTGAACTTAATAAAATGGAGGGCGAAATTGCTAAGCTTCAGCGCGAAAAACTCGAAATGAAGGAAGCCATCGAAGCCGAAGCTCAAAAACAGCTTAACGCGACTTTAGTTTTAGAACGCGATAAGATCAGAAAACAGGAAGAGGAAAAAAACGAGTTAAAAATAAAAGAATACCAAAAACAGTCTGACGATCAGAAAAAGCTGATTGAAGAAATGAAACGCAAGCAGGAACAAGGTTCTATGCAATTGCAGGGTGAAGTAATGGAACTGGCGATCGAAGAATGGCTAGCCAGTAATTTCCCGTTAGACACCATCGATGAAATAAAAAAAGGGGCCAACGGAGCGGATTGTCTTCAGGTTGTAAATACCCGGGAGGTACAAAATTGCGGTTCTATTTATTACGAAAGTAAACGTACTAAAGCTTTTCAACCCGCCTGGATTGAAAAATTCAAAAACGATATTAGAACCAAAAGAGCCAATATTGGGGTTTTAGTGACTGAAGTTATGCCCGCCGGAATGGACCGCATGGGAATGCGCGACGGAATCTGGATTTGTACTTATGAAGAATTTAAAGGCTTAAGTGCTGTTTTACGACAATCTTTAATACAGGTTAGCCAGGCTGTTCAGGCACAGGAAAACAAAGGCGATAAAATGTCGATGTTGTATGATTTTTTAACCAGCAATGAATTCCGTTTACAGGTGGAAGGAATTGTTGAGGGCTTCACACAGATGCAAAGTGATCTGGACTCCGAAAAAAGAGCTATGCAGCGTATTTGGAAGCAACGTGAAAAACAGATCGAAAAAGTAGTTCACAACACTTTGGGAATGTACGGTTCGATTCGAGGTATTGCCGGAAATGCTGTTCAGACGGTACGAGCTCTAGAACTTGATTTTGTAGAAGACGAGGAAGAACAAAAAACAAAGGAACTGGAATAAGTACACCAACTGTGTATTTTTTACTCCTTTCCCTTTTTATCTAAATGCAATTTGCCATTCCAATCAATGAGTTCTCCTAAACAATACTGTCTTTTTACAGCATTAACTCCGGAGATTCATCACAATCGGAATGGCAAATTTTATAGTTTTTTATAAGATGGGATTTAATCTACCTTTCTAAACACCAATAGTTTTCCATTAGGATTAGACAATGTCAATCTTAGATCTCCAATTGAATAGGTGTTTGTACTTTGTAATGCCTGTACAAACTCTCCTTCTTTGTTACCCGGCATACAAGCCATCATAGTTGAAATTACATCCGAGAATCGCAACAATCCTTTTTCGAAGAAAATGGTTCCTCCTATTGAATTACATCCCCCAAATCCCATGAATTTATTCTCCGCTGCGTTAATTTCAATTCTTGGCAATTCTTTTTGGAAATCAGAAGCAGTCACTTTTTTTCCATTTAACTCTTCCAATACCCAGATATCATGCAAACGATAATCGGTAATGTATTTACCACAGCCGTTTAAGGTCTGATCCTTCATCTCTACCTTAACCGTATAAGGAAAAACAGTTCCCGACATTGAATCGGTACATTCGAATTGCTGAATGGTAATGGTAGCCGAAGTTTTCCCATTGTTTACTTTGTACATCTTTACATTGGCATCCATTGCTCTGATGGGTTCAACAGCATTAAAACTGATGGATTCCATTCCTTCGATCAACGATGTAAAAACAATTTTATCTTTTCCAAATTTCAATCCCCAAAACGGTTCATTTCCAGTAGCTTCAAAATAAACACTTAAATCTTCTTCTTCTGGAGTTGTTTGAGAAGTTGTTTCATTCGTGTTTGTTTTTTTAACTGCAACCGACTTACAACTTAAGATCACAGACATTAGGGCGCATAGTAAAAGTACTTTTTTCATATCATTAAATTTTTATTATGACTCCACACTAGAAAAAACCGGGCCAAAAATCGTTACTGCCCATTTTTTATGATTTTTTTAAGCAGAACCCTTCCTCTAATTTAAGAAAAATAACACAATTACAAAAGAAAGTATAAAATACTGGCAAACTCAACGGATTTGCAGGGTGGAGCAAACAAATCGATACTTCTCACTGCTGAAAAAATCTACCTAATCACTAATTTCTGTATCTTTGAATTCTATTATTTCTCTAAAAAATGAACACACCTTTTCAAAAAGCCAGCCAATTGATTGATGCTGAGAACGCTCAGGATCCTAATATCGAAACCGATCAAAATACAACCTATCCGAAGGAATTACTGTATTCTGACAGGATGTATAAGCGATTGATGCAATTTGAACCTGAGGCTTCAGAAGAAATTCAGATTGCTTCAAAAGCACAGCACATATGCCGATGGAAAGTAGCACGCGAATCCTATCCAATGGATCGTGTGGGGTATTTAAAATGGAGAGAAGAGCTTAAAAAATTTCACGCAAAAAACACTGCAGGAATTTTAGAGAAAGTAGGATATGCTCCTGAATTTATCGATCGTGTTTCCTTTTTGATTGAAAAAAAACTACTTAAAAAAGACGCTGAGACACAGCTGCTTGAAGATGTTATTTGTTTGGTTTTTTTAGAATATTACCTCGATCCGTTTGTGCACAAACACGATGAGGAGAAACTCAAAAACATCATCAAAAAAACCTGGGATAAAATGTCAGACAAAGGACATCAGGAAGCCTTAAAAATCAATTATTCCGAAGAAAACCTAAATCTGATAAAAGCCTCTTTAGGACTATAATTTTCAAACTTAATTTAAGAAACATTTCCTTCAGCCCCCACACCTACTTGATTCTTAATCCATATTACGTATATTTGCTTAGTCAATTTAGACAAATATACGTAGCATCTTGAAGTAACAATTAAATAAATAATGAGTAAAACGATTCGGGTAGTCCTCGCGGATAATCATGTTTTTGTAAGGGATGGAATAAAATCTTTGTTGGAAAACGAAGTAAACATAGAAGTTGTAGGCGAAGCTACAGATGGAATCGATACACTCGAAGCTGTTGCTGCAAGTGAGCCAGACTTACTTATACTAGACATACGTATGCCGCATTTAACTGGTATTGAAGTAGTCGAAAAACTTAGAAGTGAAAATAATAAGGTTAAGATTATTATACTCACCACACATGAATCTGAAGAATACGTATTAGGTGCATTGAAAGCAGGTGCCGAAGGGTATTTACTAAAAGATTCCAGCAAAGAAGAATTTTTAAAAGCCCTACATACAGTTTTAAATGGAGGAAAATATTACAGCGGTGATGTTTCAGGAATTTTGATTCATCACTTTGTGCATTGTACTGTTTCATTAGGGCCTAAACAAGCTTTAGCCGAAGAAATCACGATTACTAAGAGAGAAAAAGAAATTCTGTCTCTTTTATTATCCGGAAAAGGAAATAAGGAAATTGCCGAAACCCTCAAAATCAGCAAGCGTACTGCCGAAGTGCATCGTTTTAACTTAATGAAAAAACTAAAAGTAAAAAACCTGATGGAGCTTTCAAACAAAGCAAGCGAGTATTCTTTGTTATAAAAATTACGTACAATTACGTAACTAATTTGCCAAAAATCACGATATTCTACCTGCCCTTTTCGATTTCTGAAAAGGGCATTTTTGTTCTGCAAATTCCTTGATAAATCTCATTAATTTGGTATATTTGAGAGGGTCTTTTCTCAGACAGGAAAATCAGCTTATGAAAATTATAGCATGGAATTGTAATATGGCATTCAGAAAAAAAGCAGGCTTTCTTGACGCTTATAATGCCGATATTGCTGTTATCTCTGAATGCGAAAATCCTGAAAATCTAAAATTCCAAACCGATACAAAATTGCCAAACGACATTCTTTGGTACGGAACCAATCCCCATAAAGGACTTGGTGTTTTCTCCTATAGCACTTATAAGTTTGAATTGTTGGACTGTCATAATCCGCTGTTCAAAAACATTTTGCCAATAGCGGTTACGGGCGGAGCCATCGATTTTACATTGTTTGCGGTTTGGGCCAATAATCCGCAGGATAAAGACGGGCAATATGTAACTCAGGTTTGGAAGGCGATTAATTACTATACAGATCTGATCAAGGAACATAAAACCATTTTGATTGGAGATTTTAACAGCAACACGATTTGGGACAAACCCCGAAGGGAAGGAAACCATAGTACCGTTGTAAATAAACTGAGCGAAAAAAAGATTTTCAGCACCTATCATACCTATTTCAATCAGGAACAGGGCAAAGAAGAGCATCCTACCTTATATCTTTACCGGCATGAAAACAAACCCTATCATTTGGATTACTGCTTTGCCTCGCAAGACTTTATAGCCGTTTTAGATACTGTCGAAGTTGGCACTTATCAGGACTGGACGATGCTGAGCGATCATAAACCTTTAATCATTAATTTCAATATATAAATCATGACCAACTCCTGGACCGAACGGTGGAACGACCGTTACAGCACCGAAGAATTTGCCTATGGCACCGCGCCCAACAACTATTTAAAAGAAACCTTAGAAAAACTATACCCCGGAACCATTCTCTTCCCTGCCGAAGGTGAAGGCCGAAATGCCGTTTTTGCTGCTAAACTAGGCTGGAACGTTTCAGCATTTGATATTAGTTCAGAAGGGAAAAACAAGGCTCTAAAACTAGCCCAATCTCAAAATGTCGCTATCAATTATCAGGTTGGAGAACTTGAAACCTTAAACTATCAACCGGAACAATTTGATGCCATCGCTTTAATCTATGCACACTTTCCGGCAGAAATTAAATCGGAGATCCACAAAACACTCGATCAGTATCTGCGCAAAGGAGGTTATATTCTTTTTGAAGCGTTTAGCAAAAAACACCTCGAATATCTGGCCATCAACGATAAAGTGGGCGGACCAAAAGATATTGCTTCTTTGTTTTCGATCGAAGAAATTCAATCTGACTTTCCCGATTATGAGATCATCATATTGGAAGAAAAAGAAATCGAACTCAATGAAGGTCTTTTCCACAACGGAAAAGGTTCCGTTATCCGATTTATAGGGAAGAAAAAGTAATTCGCTTTACAACCATTTCGTAGAGGCGCAGCAGTGCGTCTCTACACCGCATCTCTCTCCCCTCACACAATTGCGTCCTGCTCTCTTCCATTACAATGGAGCAATCTCTAAAATAATATTTAATATAAGGAGCTGTTTCCAGCTGTCCGTTGTATCTTTTGTCCCGAACCCCGGCACAAAAGGATGCCACTCCCATCTGGGCTAATGAGCTCAGTTTTCAGTTTACAGTTTACAGTGTACAGTTTGCATTACACAGTTTACATTTCACAGTTTACATTTCACAGTTTGCATTTCACAATTCACAATTAACAATCAACAATTAACCCCCATTTTCCATGTAGAATTGTTAAGAAATTTTGGTTTCCCATTTCAGCTAAAAAACCAAACAATTCACTTTCAAATACTTAATGTTAATTTTTATAAGAAAACTTAACATTGAATACCATGTTTTATAATTATCTTTACTTAACTGTAACTTAACAATTTAGTTACATTGCTAATAATAACCTTACCTAAAAGCACATTTATATGGAAAACAAACCCGAAGAAAGCACCCCGGAAAAAATCGATTCTGTAAAACCTGAAGCTGTTCAACCGGCTACAGAAACTGCAAAACCTGCCAGCACTCCTGTTAAAAAAGCACCCGTTCGTAAAGCGGCGCCTGCTAAACCAACAACGGCAGCGGTAAAACCAACAGCAGCCAAACCGGTAACCCCTAAAGCTCCTGCAGCTTCTGTTACCAAAGCTGCAAGTACTACAGCAAAAGCACCTGCCAAAGCGGTTGTAAAAACGGCTGCAGCGACTCCAACTACACCAAAACCGGCAGCAAAAGCACCGGTAAAAAAAGTAGTAACACCAGCCGCTAAGCCAGTAGAAAAAACTGCTGTACAAACAACTGTTACGAAATTAAAAGAAGAAGATACTAATCAGGCAGTTAAAACCGAGGAAACCGGAAAAGATAAAGCCGCTAAAAAAGCCAAAAAAGTGAAAGACAAAGAAAAAGACAAAGCCAAAAAGAAATTAGCTAAGAAAAAAGAGAAAGCTAAAAATGATAAAAAGAAAGAAAAAGCTAAAAAAGCAAAACTAAAAGCTGCAGCTAAGAAAAAAGAAAAAGCGAAAAAAGCGAAAGACAAAGCAAAAGCTAAAAAAATTGCAAAAAAGAAAGCTAAAGCTCAGAAAAAAGCGAAAGCCAAAAAGAAAAAAATAATATTCAGAAAGGTTTGACTTGATAAAAGTTGAACCTTTTTGTGTTTTTAAAGGGCTTCGACTTCGCTCAGTCGGGCAAACCGAATATCATTCTGAGTGCTGAAAGAAGGGCTTTTTAAATTACTTGTAATTTATCCCCCAATGGCGATCATGCTGCGGTTATCAAAATGTTTTGCAGGATCATTCATTTCATCCATCGTTACCATTCCGGCACGAACCTTCTTTTTACTTTGAACAGCTGCTGAAATGAGATCCGTTATCGGCAGACCGTTTCTAAAAGGGGTTAAAAGATCGGTTTCTGCATTAGAGAAAAGACAGTTTTTTATTTTTCCATCGGCAGTTAAACGAATTCGGTTACAGCTGTCGCAAAACGGATTTGTAATTGAACTTATAATTCCGAAATCTCCCTGAAAGTCTTTTATTTTATAGGTTCTCGCCGTGAAGTTTTCTTCGTCTTTGAGTTTTATAATTTCCTGTTTTGAAAAACCATTCTCTACCCGGAAAGAATCTCCTGTTGCGAAACCATTCTGCTCCTGTCCCACTCGTTTCCCGCAAACGGCATAAACTCAATAAATCGCACCGAAATGGGCAAAAAACGGGTTAGTTTAACAAAATCAACAATTTCGTTATCATTAAAACCTTTTATTAAAACGACATTTACTTTTACCTGAAAATCATGATTCAAAAGTAAATGCAGATTGTCGACAACTTTGTCAAACTGATTTCTAAGCGTTATTGAATGAAATTTCGACGCAACCAGCGTATCCAGACTTAAGTTGATCTTTTTAATATTAAACTGCTTTAAAACCTCAATATGGCGGTCGATCAAAATTCCGTTTGTAGTCATCGAAACCGAAATATCGAGAGCAGCCAGTTTTGAAATGATTTCCGGAAAATCTTTTCGTAAAAGCGGTTCACCGCCTGTTAATCGTATTTTATCAACACCCTGTTGCACGAAAGTCCGGGCAATGCCAAAAATCTCATCGGCAGTCATTAAACTGGCTTTTGGAGAAAGTGCAATACCGTCAGCCGGCATGCAATACGTACAACGCAGATTGCATTTTTCCAGCAGCGAAATGCGCAGATAATTGTGTCTGCGTCCAAAACCATCCGTCAAACTAGTGTTAAAGGCTGTCATGATTTTTACCTTTAAAACATGAAAAACATGCATCACATGCGGAAAAACCGCATCCATAGACTCTCTTGCTCCGTTTGTCGAACCCGGCAAAGCCAAAACTAAACTCTTACCCAAAGTTCCGGCTACGCTTCTGGACAACATCGCATAAGGCATTCTCTGTTGCCCATAGTCCCGAATCGCTTCCTCAATACCGGGAATTCTGCTTTCTAAAATTGGCGCTAAAGCTTCCGGTGTAACATCTCGTGGAGACAAACCTGTACCGCCCGTAAAAATCACCAATTGATGTTCTTTGGCAAACGTTTTTGTTCTTTCCTGAATAATAGCAAGTTCGTCAGGAATAATTTCATAATGCGGCGTCTCAACGCCATACGAATTTAATTTTTCGACTATAACTTTTCCCGAACGATCTTCCTTATCACCCGCAAAAATAGAATCAGAGCAAACAAAAACAGCCGCTTTTATTGCGTTCGGAAATTTATTTTTAAAAGACGATTTCCCGCCTTCTTTCTCAATCAATTTTATGGTCGAAATTTCGATTTCTTTATCAATCGGTTTCAGCATATCGTACATGGTAAGGGCTACAATTGATGCTCCATGCATCGCCTCTACCTCAACACCGGTTTTATAAACGGTTTTTACCGTAAAGATGATCTGAACCTCCAGGCCTTCTATTTTATATTCCACCGAAGTAAATTCAATCGGAATCGGATGGCAATCCGGAATCGATAAATGCGTGTTTTTAACCGCAAACAATCCCGCTGTTTTTGCCATTTCGAGTACGTTTCCTTTGGGCACTAAATTATGGGTCACCGCGTCAATTGTTTCTTGTTTACTAACTTTTACAATTGCGGTGGCGGTTGCTTTTCTTAAGGTGCTTATTTTATGCGTAATATCTACCATTTTATCTTATTAGGAATTCTGTTTCCAGGTGAAGGTATCGTTTTCAAACATTTCTTTCCCAAAAATGGGCACATCGGTTTTAACCCAGTTTACAATAGCCTCTGTTGCTTCATAAACCTGTTTGCGTCGCGTTGCTGAAACAAAGACAAACAAACAAATTTCGCCCGCTTTTACAACGCCCAGACTATGGTAAATGTGCATGCAGGTCAAATCAAATTTAGTAAACGCTCGTTCGCGAATGGTGTGCAAAGCTTCGTTGGCCATATCCGTATAAGCCGAATAATCGATAGCCACAACGGTATTATTATGAATGACATCGGCACGAACTTGTCCTAAAAAAATATTGTGCGCCCCAATCGTGTGTTTGGATTGGTGTTTTGCGATCGACTCGGCTATAAATTCAGGACTGATTGGCCCTTCTACAAATACATTTTTACTCATTACTTCTATTTTTTTTACCACAGATTAAAAAGATTTTTCTTTGGCCACGAATTCTATTTCAAAAAAAAAACTCGTGAATTCGTAGCCAATAAATCTGTATGTTTTTTCACTTCTTTACAGACGCTCTGTTTTTTGATTATCCTCCTGCAAATGGAGGCAATAAAGCAACCACATCATTGGTCTGCAACGTACAGTCTACTGTTTTTGAAACTATTTTTTGATTTACCGCTACGCTGAAAACAAGCGAATCAAATTGGTATTTCTGGTCTAAATCGCGCAATAGTTCCTGCAGTGACACTTCAGAAAAAGCTACTTTTTCAAGTTCACATTGGGTTCTTTCGGCAACAGCTCCAAAATATTTAATCTCAATCATTTTTATAAATTTAAATTCTGAAAAATAAACTCATCTTCAAAATGTTCCTGAAAATAAGAAATCCAGCTTGACGTATTTTTCACTACTTCACCAATGACAATTATAGCCGGCGATGTTATATTTTTCTCAGCAACCAATTTAGCAATTGAACCAATAGTTCCAATCACTTTTTGTTCTGTTTTTTTCGTTCCGTTTTGAATAATGGCAATGGGAAGATTGTCGGTTCTGTTCTGCTGATAAATAGAAATGATCTCCTCTAATTTGTGCATTCCCATCAAAATAATAACGGTCGCATCCGATTTAGAAGCCAGATGAATATCCTTCGACAGCTTATGATCTGAGGTTGTTCCGGTAATGACCCAAAAGCTTTCGGCCACTTTGCGCTGTGTAACACTAATTCCAGCCGAGGCAGGAACTCCCAACGCAGATGAAATTCCGGGAACAATTGCCGTTTCGATTCCAAATTGTTCTGTAAATTCGATTTCTTCACTTCCTCTTCCAAAAACAAACGGATCGCCTCCTTTTAAACGAACCACATGTCCGTGTCGCTTTGCCATTGACACAATCAGTTCGTTAATCTGATCCTGTGTATAAGCATGGCAGCCCAGTCGTTTTCCCACAAAAATAATTTCGGCATTTGATGCATAAGCTAACAATTCTTCATTGACCAAAGCATCATATAAAACCACATCGGCCTGCTCTAAAACCTTTATCGCTTTCATCGTAATCAGTTCAGCATCACCCGGTCCTGCGCCTACAATCGTTAGTTTTGGTATTTTTAAGCTTTGCATAATCTTTTAACTTAAATTGGCATTCAAATCATTTAATTCGTCAGCCGAATTAATATTGGTCAAAGGAATAATCTCACTTTCATCCAGATTAATAATCTGATGCGGTATTCCCGCCAGTAAATCCATCATTTTTAGTGCATCCGTATCAATAGCCTTTTTGATAAAAGGGATCATCTTTTTGGAATAAATTCCAATCAGTGGATGCATTCGACTCTCTGAAGCAAAAACGGTAATTCCGGCTTCTTCCGTATGTTTTGAGAGTAACTCCTGTAATAATTCTGTTGAAATTAACGGAATATCACAGCTCAAAATCAGGTTAAATTCGGTTTCAGACTGTAATAAAGCAGTGTAAATCCCTCCCAAAGGTCCTTTATCTGCAATAACATCGGGTATTTTTTGATACGGGAGATAATCATACTCTTTTGATGCCGTAACCAATCTAATTTCTGCTGTAACAGGCAAAATCGCACTGATGATGTGTTCTATAAAAGGCTTTCCCCGAAACAAAACCAATCCTTTCTCTGACTGCATCCGGGAACTTTTTCCTCCACAAAGAATAAATGCTGTTAGTGTTTCCATGGTTTTTAGTTTTTGTTTCAGGTTTTTCTTGTTTCAAGTTTCAGGTTTTCTTTGTTTCAGGTTTCAGGTTTCAAGTTTCAAGTTTCAGGTTTCAAGTTGAAATGAGAGAAAGTTTCACTTTAAGGGATAGACCTAGCATTCCTACTCTCTTTTTAGTATTCCATTATTAAGGAAAAATCAATTTGACGCTTGCCATTAAAATTACAGTTCCTAAAACTATTTTCAGCGTTTTGTTTGAGAAATAACCACTTCCGTAAAATCCTCCCAATACTCCTCCCACAACTGCAATTGGAACCAAATAAAAACTTTCGACAGGGATTGTTTTTCCGCCCATAAAAAAGCCTAACATTCCCGCAAAAGAATTCACAAATATGAATAAACTCGAAATGGCCGCTGATTCTTTTACGGACGCCCATCCCAAAAACAATAAAATAGGACTTAAAATTATACCGCCCCCTATTCCCAACATTCCGGATAATAATCCGATTGCAAAACCAATTGTTAGGGCAAACGGCAGGTTAATTTTAACAGCCTCTTTTTCTTTAAAATTAAAAACCCCAAACAGCCTTAACGCTGCAAAAGCCAAGACTACTCCTAAAACTGCTTTATAAATACCGTTATCTAATGTGACAAATCCACCTATAAATGCTGCCGGAATTGACGCGATTGCAAAGGGATAAAACAATTTTGGCCTGAAATAATTCATCCGATAATAAAAGAAAAACGAAATACTCGATACAAACAAATTCAACAACAAAGCCGAAGGTTTCATCACCGCCACCGGAAAAGCAAAAATGGTCATCAAAGCCAAATATCCCGATGCTCCTCCATGTCCCACACTAGAATATAAAAATGCAATAACAATTAATGCAAAACTAAATAGCAATAGGTTTTCGGAACTTAATAGGGTCATTTTTTTTATTGTTTAATCGCTTGGTTGTTTAACTGTTTATTTGTTTCAGGTTTCAGGTTTCAGGTTTCAGGTTTCAAGTTTCAGGTTTGCTCCTCAATATCGTTTTATTTACATACCGCTTCTCTTTGTTCTAGCATCTTTCTTCTACAATCTAGTTTCAAGTTTCAGGTTTCAGGTTTCAGGTTTCAGGTTTGCTCCTCAATATCGTTTTATTTACATACAGCTTCTCTTTCTTCTAGCATCTTTCTTCTACAATCTAAAATCTAAAACTCTTCTAATCAATCGGCAATACAGTTACTAAAGTTCCTTTTTCATAGGCTTCAACATCCTCGGGAACGATTAGTAAACCGTTGGCAACGGCAAATGTATTGAGCATTGCGGAGCTTTGTCCGTCCAAGACTGTGACATTTGTTTCGTCGTATCTTGCCTTTAAGAATAATGTTTTGCCTGTATCGTTTTTAACATCCGAATTTAGCGTTCGGACTATTTTTGTTCTGTGAATTTCAGAAAGCCCGATTCTGTTTCTGATGGCCGGATAAACAT harbors:
- a CDS encoding molybdenum cofactor biosynthesis protein MoaE; translation: MSKNVFVEGPISPEFIAESIAKHQSKHTIGAHNIFLGQVRADVIHNNTVVAIDYSAYTDMANEALHTIRERAFTKFDLTCMHIYHSLGVVKAGEICLFVFVSATRRKQVYEATEAIVNWVKTDVPIFGKEMFENDTFTWKQNS
- a CDS encoding DUF4202 domain-containing protein, with the protein product MNTPFQKASQLIDAENAQDPNIETDQNTTYPKELLYSDRMYKRLMQFEPEASEEIQIASKAQHICRWKVARESYPMDRVGYLKWREELKKFHAKNTAGILEKVGYAPEFIDRVSFLIEKKLLKKDAETQLLEDVICLVFLEYYLDPFVHKHDEEKLKNIIKKTWDKMSDKGHQEALKINYSEENLNLIKASLGL
- a CDS encoding META domain-containing protein, with protein sequence MKKVLLLCALMSVILSCKSVAVKKTNTNETTSQTTPEEEDLSVYFEATGNEPFWGLKFGKDKIVFTSLIEGMESISFNAVEPIRAMDANVKMYKVNNGKTSATITIQQFECTDSMSGTVFPYTVKVEMKDQTLNGCGKYITDYRLHDIWVLEELNGKKVTASDFQKELPRIEINAAENKFMGFGGCNSIGGTIFFEKGLLRFSDVISTMMACMPGNKEGEFVQALQSTNTYSIGDLRLTLSNPNGKLLVFRKVD
- a CDS encoding endonuclease/exonuclease/phosphatase family protein, with protein sequence MKIIAWNCNMAFRKKAGFLDAYNADIAVISECENPENLKFQTDTKLPNDILWYGTNPHKGLGVFSYSTYKFELLDCHNPLFKNILPIAVTGGAIDFTLFAVWANNPQDKDGQYVTQVWKAINYYTDLIKEHKTILIGDFNSNTIWDKPRREGNHSTVVNKLSEKKIFSTYHTYFNQEQGKEEHPTLYLYRHENKPYHLDYCFASQDFIAVLDTVEVGTYQDWTMLSDHKPLIINFNI
- a CDS encoding MoaD/ThiS family protein, with translation MIEIKYFGAVAERTQCELEKVAFSEVSLQELLRDLDQKYQFDSLVFSVAVNQKIVSKTVDCTLQTNDVVALLPPFAGG
- a CDS encoding DUF2130 domain-containing protein; amino-acid sequence: MAEQSSIQCPNCGTPIDVNDVLKHQLEDSIRKEFQQKANAQSKEMELKNEQFEKAKAEFEAKKKQENELFAERLDRERKVAEKEITQKLKTKLEEENKDRLQLMEKELSEKSEKLRELNKMEGEIAKLQREKLEMKEAIEAEAQKQLNATLVLERDKIRKQEEEKNELKIKEYQKQSDDQKKLIEEMKRKQEQGSMQLQGEVMELAIEEWLASNFPLDTIDEIKKGANGADCLQVVNTREVQNCGSIYYESKRTKAFQPAWIEKFKNDIRTKRANIGVLVTEVMPAGMDRMGMRDGIWICTYEEFKGLSAVLRQSLIQVSQAVQAQENKGDKMSMLYDFLTSNEFRLQVEGIVEGFTQMQSDLDSEKRAMQRIWKQREKQIEKVVHNTLGMYGSIRGIAGNAVQTVRALELDFVEDEEEQKTKELE
- a CDS encoding class I SAM-dependent methyltransferase, with amino-acid sequence MTNSWTERWNDRYSTEEFAYGTAPNNYLKETLEKLYPGTILFPAEGEGRNAVFAAKLGWNVSAFDISSEGKNKALKLAQSQNVAINYQVGELETLNYQPEQFDAIALIYAHFPAEIKSEIHKTLDQYLRKGGYILFEAFSKKHLEYLAINDKVGGPKDIASLFSIEEIQSDFPDYEIIILEEKEIELNEGLFHNGKGSVIRFIGKKK
- a CDS encoding response regulator transcription factor, translated to MSKTIRVVLADNHVFVRDGIKSLLENEVNIEVVGEATDGIDTLEAVAASEPDLLILDIRMPHLTGIEVVEKLRSENNKVKIIILTTHESEEYVLGALKAGAEGYLLKDSSKEEFLKALHTVLNGGKYYSGDVSGILIHHFVHCTVSLGPKQALAEEITITKREKEILSLLLSGKGNKEIAETLKISKRTAEVHRFNLMKKLKVKNLMELSNKASEYSLL
- a CDS encoding class I SAM-dependent methyltransferase, with the translated sequence MKKSTIEEIRERFDKDVERFSNLETGQVATIDATISLELITEAAKRIVPTAVNVLDIGCGAGNYTLKMLSKVPNLNCTLVDLSLPMLDRAVERVSKETNGTVEVQQGDIREVALAENHFDIILAGAVLHHLRDDQDWETTFAKIFKLLKPGGCFFISDLITQDTEVLNSYTWQRYGDYLEEIGGAEYRQKVLDYVEKEDSPRSMNYQLDLMKKVGFTKVEILHKNMCFGAFGGIK